One genomic segment of Nitrosopumilus sp. includes these proteins:
- a CDS encoding SHOCT domain-containing protein encodes MATAKKGGYIGRFLKKADKAIQEGIKKADEALDEAVELGELTAKEASKVSKELSAKAKKESMELKKKGVNKISEGMASAKKMTTSTQEELELLEKLGQLKKSGVITQKEFLEKKKKILSKI; translated from the coding sequence ATGGCAACAGCAAAAAAAGGCGGATATATTGGACGGTTTTTAAAAAAAGCAGACAAGGCAATTCAAGAAGGAATTAAAAAAGCAGATGAAGCATTAGATGAAGCAGTTGAACTTGGAGAACTAACTGCAAAGGAAGCATCAAAAGTTAGCAAAGAATTGTCAGCAAAAGCAAAGAAAGAGAGTATGGAATTAAAAAAGAAAGGAGTCAATAAAATCAGTGAAGGTATGGCATCTGCAAAAAAGATGACAACTAGTACACAAGAAGAATTAGAATTACTTGAAAAACTTGGTCAATTAAAAAAATCAGGAGTTATCACTCAAAAGGAATTTCTAGAAAAGAAAAAGAAGATACTGAGTAAGATTTAG
- a CDS encoding cupin domain-containing protein, with product MKKSNIFGSGDKRKVNPNWFTGKTWMKVLSEKIKSKDQDIYHVHFENGSRTKLHEHDGNQVLMVTKGKGSLEIFRKYGTRKSDFKIKRTERISLNEGDIVHIPAHVLHTHGSIDKKKTFSHIAINILPKKNASYKTTWYESDFKTNVSNII from the coding sequence ATGAAAAAATCAAACATTTTTGGTTCTGGAGATAAAAGAAAAGTAAATCCAAATTGGTTTACAGGTAAAACATGGATGAAGGTCTTATCAGAGAAAATAAAATCAAAAGATCAAGACATCTATCATGTACACTTTGAGAATGGCTCTAGAACAAAGCTTCATGAGCACGATGGAAATCAGGTATTAATGGTAACAAAAGGAAAAGGGAGTCTTGAGATTTTTAGAAAATACGGTACAAGAAAATCAGACTTTAAAATAAAAAGAACAGAGAGAATTTCACTTAATGAAGGAGACATTGTACATATTCCTGCCCATGTTTTGCACACTCATGGTTCAATTGACAAGAAAAAGACATTCTCACATATTGCAATAAATATTCTACCTAAAAAAAATGCATCATACAAAACTACTTGGTATGAATCAGATTTTAAAACTAATGTTTCCAACATCATTTAG